A genomic region of Xanthomonas campestris pv. phormiicola contains the following coding sequences:
- a CDS encoding beta-eliminating lyase-related protein: protein MSAPSPRISFRNDYSEGAHPRLLAALAAASAEQNGGYGLDRHSERAAQLIRGEIACAHADVHLLVGGTQTNLAAIGAFLRPHQAVIAAASGHIATHETGAIEATGHKVLTVETADGRLSPALIAPLLAEHGNEHMVQPRLVYVSNTTELGTIYRKHELQALRDACDAHGLWLFLDGARIGSALTAEGNDLSLADVAALTDAFYIGGTKNGALLGEALVIVNPALQSDFRYLLKQRGALLAKGMVLGTQFAALFEDGLFYELAAHANRMAACLRVGLAAAGAQFASDSPTNQLFVTLPADAVEALAQRYDFERWQALADGRWVIRFVTSWATQADAVDALCRDFAALSYPGAQRAAG, encoded by the coding sequence GTGTCCGCGCCGAGCCCGCGGATCAGCTTCCGCAACGACTACAGCGAAGGCGCGCATCCGCGCCTGCTGGCCGCATTGGCCGCGGCCAGCGCCGAGCAGAACGGCGGCTACGGCCTGGACCGGCACAGCGAACGCGCCGCGCAGCTGATCCGCGGCGAGATCGCCTGCGCGCACGCCGACGTGCACCTGCTGGTCGGCGGCACCCAGACCAACCTGGCCGCGATCGGCGCCTTTCTGCGTCCGCACCAGGCGGTGATCGCCGCCGCCAGCGGGCATATCGCCACGCACGAGACCGGCGCGATCGAGGCCACCGGGCACAAGGTGTTGACCGTGGAGACGGCCGATGGCCGGCTGAGCCCGGCGCTGATCGCGCCGCTGCTGGCCGAGCACGGCAACGAGCACATGGTGCAGCCGCGGTTGGTGTACGTGTCCAACACCACCGAGCTCGGCACCATCTATCGCAAGCATGAACTGCAGGCCTTGCGCGACGCCTGCGACGCGCATGGGCTGTGGCTGTTCCTGGACGGCGCGCGCATCGGCAGCGCATTGACCGCCGAGGGCAACGACCTGAGCCTGGCCGATGTCGCCGCGCTGACCGATGCGTTCTATATCGGCGGCACCAAGAACGGCGCGCTGCTCGGCGAGGCGCTGGTGATCGTCAATCCGGCATTGCAGTCGGATTTCCGCTACCTGCTCAAGCAGCGCGGCGCGCTGCTGGCCAAGGGCATGGTGCTGGGCACGCAGTTCGCCGCACTGTTCGAGGACGGCCTGTTCTACGAACTGGCCGCGCATGCCAACCGCATGGCCGCGTGCCTGCGCGTGGGCCTGGCCGCGGCCGGTGCGCAGTTCGCGTCGGATTCGCCGACCAACCAGCTGTTCGTGACGCTGCCGGCCGACGCCGTCGAGGCCTTGGCGCAGCGCTACGACTTCGAGCGCTGGCAGGCGCTGGCCGACGGCCGCTGGGTGATCCGTTTCGTGACCTCATGGGCCACGCAGGCCGATGCGGTCGACGCGCTGTGCCGCGATTTCGCCGCGCTTTCGTACCCCGGCGCGCAGCGCGCGGC